A genomic region of Xanthomonas campestris pv. phormiicola contains the following coding sequences:
- a CDS encoding MFS transporter — protein sequence MSAPLPSPAQSLRTLLAHPGFALVLAYRICTMLSYQIVAVTVGWHIYEITRDPFSLGLIGLAEILPFFCIAPFAGYLVDHLPRRRLGMLASLGLISTAAVLTALTHGWLPMRGVWPIYAAIALTGAARAFLAPVYNALFARVLPREAYARGASIGSVVFQTGMVIGPALGGVLVGWGGKGLSYGVAMAVACVAMLALLLLRVTEPVNDGPRAPIFRSIAEGAQFVFSNQIMLGAMALDMFSVLLGGAVSMLPAFIHDILHYGPEGLGILRGAPALGSVLVGLWLARRPLQRNAGRILLLAVAGFGLCTIAFGLSRHFWLSAAILLVYGMCDGVSVIVRSTILQLVTPDAMRGRVSSISGIFIGSSNELGAFYDGVMARLIKLVPAVVLGGCVTLVVVGITAWKAPKLRKLDLRELQ from the coding sequence ATGAGCGCCCCGCTCCCCTCTCCCGCGCAGAGCCTGCGCACGCTGCTGGCGCATCCCGGCTTCGCGCTGGTGCTGGCCTACCGCATCTGCACGATGCTGTCCTACCAGATCGTCGCGGTCACGGTCGGCTGGCACATCTACGAGATCACCCGCGATCCGTTCTCGCTGGGATTGATCGGGCTGGCCGAGATCCTGCCGTTCTTCTGCATCGCGCCGTTCGCCGGCTACCTGGTCGATCACCTGCCGCGGCGCCGGCTGGGCATGCTCGCCAGCCTGGGCCTGATCTCCACCGCGGCGGTGCTGACCGCGCTGACCCACGGCTGGCTGCCGATGCGCGGCGTGTGGCCGATCTACGCGGCGATCGCGCTGACCGGCGCGGCGCGGGCGTTCCTGGCGCCGGTGTACAACGCGCTGTTCGCGCGCGTGCTGCCGCGCGAAGCGTATGCGCGCGGCGCCAGCATCGGCAGCGTTGTGTTCCAGACCGGCATGGTGATCGGGCCGGCATTGGGCGGGGTGCTGGTCGGCTGGGGCGGCAAAGGCCTGTCCTACGGCGTGGCCATGGCGGTAGCCTGCGTGGCGATGCTGGCGCTGTTGCTGCTGCGCGTGACCGAACCGGTCAACGACGGCCCGCGTGCACCGATCTTCCGCAGCATCGCCGAAGGCGCGCAGTTCGTGTTCTCCAACCAGATCATGCTCGGCGCGATGGCGCTGGACATGTTCTCGGTGCTGCTCGGCGGCGCGGTGTCGATGCTGCCGGCCTTCATCCACGACATCCTGCACTACGGTCCCGAGGGCCTGGGCATCCTGCGCGGCGCGCCGGCGCTGGGGTCGGTGCTGGTCGGGCTGTGGCTGGCGCGGCGCCCGCTGCAGCGCAACGCCGGCCGCATCCTGCTGCTGGCGGTGGCCGGCTTCGGCCTGTGCACGATCGCCTTCGGCCTGTCGCGGCATTTCTGGCTGTCGGCGGCGATCCTGCTGGTCTACGGCATGTGCGACGGCGTCTCGGTGATCGTGCGCTCGACCATCCTGCAGTTGGTCACGCCGGACGCGATGCGCGGCCGCGTGTCCTCGATCAGCGGCATCTTCATCGGCTCGTCGAACGAGCTGGGCGCGTTCTACGACGGGGTCATGGCGCGGCTGATCAAGTTGGTGCCAGCGGTAGTACTGGGCGGGTGCGTGACATTGGTCGTGGTCGGCATTACCGCCTGGAAAGCGCCGAAGCTGCGCAAGCTGGACCTGCGCGAACTGCAGTGA
- the dksA gene encoding RNA polymerase-binding protein DksA has translation MAAKKPAKKAVKAAKKPVQPVAKKATASAAAKPLKKPVAKPVAKPAPAKKAPAKAVAKKPAPKPVAAAPAKKAQPKPAAKPAKAAAKSAAAPVAKQAAPAAKQATPAVKPKQATAPVAPTVSKSVPKPAAKPAPAKSVPAKAATPAAAPVSQPVAAKPAAPSAPPHKNPVSVSKSSAKTPTKSESTPKAPVAKPTGKVAVAVTAKSNTPAKPAKYKVVEYKTDEATGRPILPKGYKPAGDEEYMSTLQQEYFRQRLLNWRADLVEESKQTIENLRDEVRDIGDEAERATRETENSLELRTRDRYRKLIGKIDSTLKRLDAGDYGYCVDTGEEIGLERLEARLTAERTIDAQERWEHLQKQQGD, from the coding sequence GTGGCTGCTAAAAAACCTGCAAAGAAGGCCGTCAAGGCCGCCAAGAAGCCCGTCCAGCCCGTTGCCAAGAAGGCGACGGCGTCCGCTGCTGCCAAACCGCTGAAGAAACCGGTGGCCAAGCCGGTGGCCAAGCCCGCGCCGGCCAAGAAAGCCCCGGCCAAGGCGGTGGCGAAGAAGCCGGCGCCCAAGCCGGTTGCCGCCGCGCCGGCCAAGAAGGCCCAGCCCAAGCCGGCCGCCAAGCCAGCGAAAGCCGCCGCCAAATCCGCCGCCGCGCCGGTCGCCAAGCAGGCTGCACCCGCAGCGAAGCAGGCCACGCCCGCAGTGAAACCAAAGCAGGCCACCGCCCCGGTCGCCCCGACGGTGTCCAAATCCGTACCGAAGCCGGCTGCCAAGCCGGCGCCGGCCAAGTCTGTCCCGGCCAAGGCCGCCACGCCCGCCGCAGCACCGGTTTCCCAGCCGGTCGCCGCCAAGCCCGCTGCGCCCTCGGCCCCGCCACATAAGAATCCCGTGTCCGTTTCGAAATCCTCCGCGAAAACCCCCACCAAATCCGAATCCACCCCCAAGGCGCCGGTCGCCAAGCCCACCGGCAAGGTCGCCGTCGCGGTGACCGCCAAGTCCAACACGCCGGCCAAGCCGGCCAAGTACAAGGTGGTCGAGTACAAGACCGACGAAGCGACCGGCCGTCCGATCCTGCCCAAGGGCTACAAGCCGGCCGGCGACGAGGAGTACATGAGCACGCTGCAGCAGGAGTACTTCCGCCAGCGCCTGCTCAACTGGCGTGCCGATCTGGTCGAGGAGTCCAAGCAGACCATCGAGAACCTGCGCGACGAAGTCCGCGACATCGGCGACGAGGCCGAGCGCGCCACCCGCGAGACCGAGAACTCGCTGGAGCTGCGCACCCGCGACCGCTACCGCAAGCTGATCGGCAAGATCGACAGCACGCTCAAGCGTCTGGATGCCGGCGACTACGGCTACTGCGTGGATACCGGCGAAGAGATCGGCCTGGAGCGCCTGGAGGCGCGCCTGACCGCCGAGCGCACCATCGATGCGCAGGAGCGCTGGGAGCACCTGCAGAAGCAGCAGGGCGACTGA
- the yidD gene encoding membrane protein insertion efficiency factor YidD, with translation MAYHGRVIARALIALLHLYQRFISPLLGPRCRFVPSCSAYAVTAIARYGALRGGWMAARRVGRCHPFHPGGFDPVPDPAAPPACRCPGKH, from the coding sequence CTGGCATATCATGGCCGGGTGATCGCCCGCGCTCTCATCGCCTTGCTGCACCTGTACCAGCGCTTCATCAGCCCCCTGCTGGGCCCGCGCTGCCGTTTCGTGCCCAGTTGCTCGGCCTACGCGGTCACCGCCATCGCCCGTTACGGCGCGCTGCGCGGGGGCTGGATGGCCGCCCGCCGCGTCGGCCGCTGCCACCCCTTCCATCCCGGCGGGTTCGACCCGGTGCCCGATCCCGCGGCGCCGCCGGCCTGCCGCTGCCCAGGAAAACACTGA
- a CDS encoding DUF3192 domain-containing protein gives MTPRSLSLFGLLAFGMAVSQANAAGNDTAACIPALRQAFAASASAATLPAPCTRIGPVALGMRKQQVLAALGQPDVTRADAADPDTLSVMYLYPRDFKTQLARHPRPLDTLVHSELAVGFRHDRVTNLIAFADPNVPLPFDLLGQPVGTHVDRLLQAIGGRPQWNDSRDYVQFAAMPLGVDVDPDTSAIVGLNIAASKADLDSFGLPGLQLLKDAKSGLVNGVR, from the coding sequence ATGACACCCCGCTCCCTTTCGCTGTTCGGCCTGCTCGCCTTCGGCATGGCCGTCTCGCAGGCCAACGCCGCCGGCAACGACACCGCTGCCTGCATACCCGCGTTGCGCCAGGCCTTCGCCGCCTCCGCCAGCGCGGCCACCCTGCCCGCGCCGTGCACACGCATCGGCCCGGTCGCGCTGGGCATGCGCAAGCAACAGGTCCTGGCCGCGCTCGGCCAGCCGGACGTCACCCGCGCCGATGCCGCGGATCCGGACACGCTCAGCGTGATGTACCTGTACCCGCGCGACTTCAAGACGCAATTGGCGCGCCATCCACGCCCGCTCGATACGCTCGTCCACAGTGAGTTGGCCGTCGGCTTCCGCCACGACCGGGTCACCAACCTGATCGCCTTCGCCGATCCGAACGTCCCCTTGCCCTTCGACCTGCTCGGCCAGCCGGTCGGCACCCACGTCGACCGCTTGCTCCAGGCGATCGGCGGCCGCCCGCAATGGAACGACAGCCGCGACTATGTCCAGTTCGCCGCCATGCCGCTGGGCGTGGACGTGGATCCGGACACCTCGGCCATCGTCGGGCTGAACATCGCGGCCAGCAAGGCGGACCTGGACAGCTTCGGCCTGCCCGGCCTGCAACTGCTCAAGGACGCGAAGAGCGGCCTGGTCAACGGCGTCCGCTGA
- a CDS encoding HlyD family efflux transporter periplasmic adaptor subunit, protein MEDSLFRSEVLDAPSQAWLGTVRLATPVSTQAWTVAALLVGASILAWLFAGHYTQRVHVTGLLVPRAGLISLTANSVGVVDHVAAAEGDRVAAGQILVSLSGEHTSKALGNTAAGVSTQLQRQAVSLRQDIGDALTLRDQQAEDNRTQQTLLKDQLAQIDAQMAIEKKQMALVQDLVNKWSGLVAGGYIPALQVEQEQSALLADESQLRSLQQQRASTRQQLSALHDQLTQLPLAVSAKLNELRRQLAQVEQALAQNEATRASELRAPASGIVSSLLVKPGASVSLGQPLLAIVPDGSRLQAQLLVPSQAVGFVHPGVEVTLHYQAFPYQKFGLQHGVVRSVSRSALMPGEVTLLLGGGTPPSTDSLYLARVDLANQNVQAYGQQQPLRPGMALEADMLLDRRRIVEWIFEPLYGMGHRWSSGS, encoded by the coding sequence ATGGAAGATTCGCTTTTTCGCAGCGAGGTGCTGGACGCACCCAGCCAGGCATGGCTGGGGACGGTGCGACTGGCCACTCCGGTCTCGACCCAGGCATGGACCGTGGCCGCGCTGCTGGTCGGTGCGTCGATCCTGGCCTGGCTGTTCGCCGGGCACTACACGCAGCGCGTTCACGTCACCGGCCTGCTGGTGCCGCGCGCCGGCCTGATCAGCCTGACCGCCAACAGCGTGGGCGTGGTCGACCATGTCGCCGCCGCAGAAGGCGATCGCGTCGCCGCCGGGCAGATCCTGGTGTCCCTGTCCGGCGAACATACGAGCAAGGCGCTGGGCAATACCGCGGCCGGCGTCAGCACGCAGTTGCAACGGCAGGCCGTCAGCCTGCGCCAGGACATCGGCGACGCGCTCACGCTGCGCGACCAGCAGGCCGAGGACAACCGGACCCAGCAAACCCTGCTGAAGGACCAGCTGGCGCAGATCGACGCGCAGATGGCGATCGAGAAGAAACAGATGGCGCTGGTCCAGGACCTGGTCAACAAATGGTCAGGGCTGGTGGCGGGCGGCTACATCCCGGCGCTGCAGGTCGAGCAGGAACAATCGGCGCTGCTGGCCGACGAATCGCAATTGCGCTCGCTGCAGCAGCAGCGCGCCAGCACCCGCCAGCAACTGAGCGCGCTCCACGACCAGCTGACCCAGCTGCCGTTGGCGGTCTCGGCCAAGCTCAACGAACTGCGCCGGCAACTGGCGCAGGTCGAACAGGCGCTGGCCCAGAACGAAGCGACCCGCGCCAGCGAACTGCGCGCGCCGGCCAGCGGCATCGTCTCCTCGCTGCTGGTCAAGCCCGGCGCGTCGGTGTCGCTCGGACAGCCGCTGCTGGCCATCGTGCCCGACGGTTCGCGGCTGCAGGCGCAGCTGCTGGTGCCCAGCCAGGCGGTCGGCTTCGTGCATCCGGGCGTGGAGGTCACCCTGCATTACCAGGCCTTTCCCTATCAGAAATTCGGCCTGCAGCATGGCGTGGTGCGCAGCGTCTCGCGCAGCGCGCTGATGCCCGGCGAGGTGACCCTGCTGCTCGGCGGCGGCACGCCGCCATCGACCGACTCGCTGTACCTGGCACGCGTGGATCTCGCCAACCAGAACGTCCAGGCCTACGGACAGCAGCAGCCACTGCGCCCGGGCATGGCGCTGGAGGCGGACATGCTGCTGGACCGGCGCCGCATCGTCGAATGGATCTTCGAACCGCTGTACGGCATGGGGCATCGCTGGAGCAGCGGTTCGTGA
- a CDS encoding PQQ-binding-like beta-propeller repeat protein gives MTSPTTRAEHTMTMQSIRDIIQTIGLHTAAENIPLITKKGGAYTWLFDLRRVFMQREALEQIAHAFWERNASREPFQLGGLETAAIPLLTALLLTAPKERGAVNGFIIRKDRKTTGLGNAIEGEVLDLPIVLVDDSLNSGNSAEKARAVIAMAGHPLREVFVVVDFLSRAGMQWRKIHGIAVQSLFTLKDFDLPPDQSTPHPTQAYRELWRTATPGGFAYHVVPKSAPLLVGDMLFRGCDAAKMQAFSAETGGLVWEYPVAGAAYTKKGIWSCPAHHDGRLYFGAYNGTLYCLDAQTGEEIWTHPDGDWIGASPLLVPRHNLVYVGIEYVRPWAQGSLAAYDMATGEKVWEHQVEKLQHGSAGYWEGGDLVIWGSADHETLALDARSGAIVWRFPTRRSVKYAPAVDEQRRLTAFASFDKSIYLLDVATGEKRGEWQTEEICYTTPLFAGNKLFCGSGDRHLYVIDVDTMQLLKKINLRARVYASPRRVGNRVIVGSNGGRVVEIDIDTLETKGVLQLPDAVTNGVAVSPDGRRIFVSTYMNHLYAFERLREAGASAAGHALAASS, from the coding sequence ATGACCTCCCCGACCACCCGCGCAGAGCACACGATGACCATGCAATCGATCCGGGACATCATCCAGACCATCGGCCTGCACACCGCGGCCGAGAACATTCCGCTGATCACCAAGAAGGGCGGCGCGTACACCTGGCTGTTCGACCTGCGCCGGGTGTTCATGCAGCGCGAGGCGCTCGAGCAGATCGCCCACGCGTTCTGGGAGCGCAACGCCAGCCGCGAACCGTTCCAGCTCGGCGGCCTGGAGACGGCGGCGATCCCGCTGCTCACCGCGCTGCTGCTGACCGCGCCGAAAGAGCGCGGCGCGGTCAACGGCTTCATCATCCGCAAGGACCGCAAGACCACGGGCCTGGGCAATGCGATCGAAGGCGAGGTGCTGGACCTGCCGATCGTGCTGGTCGACGACTCGCTCAACTCCGGCAACAGCGCCGAAAAGGCGCGCGCGGTCATCGCCATGGCCGGCCACCCGCTGCGCGAGGTGTTCGTGGTGGTCGATTTCCTGTCCAGGGCCGGCATGCAGTGGCGCAAGATCCACGGCATCGCCGTGCAATCGCTGTTCACCCTGAAGGACTTCGACCTTCCGCCGGACCAGAGCACGCCGCACCCCACGCAGGCCTACCGCGAGCTGTGGCGAACCGCGACGCCCGGCGGCTTCGCCTATCACGTGGTGCCGAAGTCCGCGCCGCTGCTGGTCGGCGACATGCTCTTCCGCGGCTGCGACGCGGCGAAGATGCAGGCGTTCTCCGCCGAGACCGGCGGGCTGGTCTGGGAATACCCGGTAGCCGGCGCGGCCTACACCAAGAAAGGCATCTGGTCGTGCCCGGCCCATCACGACGGGCGCCTGTACTTTGGCGCCTACAACGGCACCCTCTATTGCCTGGACGCGCAGACCGGAGAAGAGATCTGGACGCATCCGGACGGCGACTGGATCGGCGCCTCGCCGCTGCTGGTGCCGCGCCACAACCTCGTGTATGTCGGCATCGAGTACGTCCGCCCCTGGGCGCAGGGCAGTCTCGCCGCCTACGACATGGCGACCGGCGAGAAGGTCTGGGAACATCAGGTCGAGAAGCTGCAGCACGGCTCGGCGGGTTACTGGGAAGGCGGCGATCTGGTGATCTGGGGCAGCGCGGATCACGAGACGCTCGCACTCGATGCCAGGAGCGGAGCCATCGTGTGGCGGTTCCCGACGCGGCGCTCGGTGAAATACGCGCCCGCCGTCGACGAGCAACGGCGGCTGACCGCCTTCGCCTCCTTCGACAAGTCGATCTACCTCCTCGACGTGGCCACCGGCGAGAAGCGCGGCGAATGGCAGACCGAGGAAATCTGCTACACCACGCCGCTGTTCGCCGGCAACAAGCTGTTCTGCGGCTCCGGCGACCGCCATCTGTACGTCATCGACGTGGACACGATGCAGTTGCTCAAGAAGATCAATCTGCGCGCGCGGGTGTATGCCTCGCCCAGGCGCGTCGGCAATCGCGTCATCGTCGGCAGCAACGGCGGCCGGGTCGTGGAGATCGACATCGACACGCTCGAGACCAAGGGCGTGCTGCAGCTGCCGGACGCGGTCACCAACGGCGTCGCGGTCTCGCCGGATGGCCGGCGCATCTTCGTCTCGACCTACATGAACCATCTCTACGCGTTCGAGCGCCTGCGCGAGGCCGGGGCAAGCGCGGCCGGCCACGCGCTTGCCGCGTCGTCGTAG
- a CDS encoding peptidase domain-containing ABC transporter, whose amino-acid sequence MSRHAEDRSANDERLHAARAEATPRLRFWRSRGLPNVLQCEAAECGLACLAMIAGYHGHHTDLAALRRRFTLSLKGMTARRLIEVAHALGLQSRPLRLEMDELGQLQTPCVLHWDLDHFVVLHEVGRNKVTLHDPAVGVRTLPLAEVARHFTGVAIEFSKGPTFQRQREAPPVSLRSLAGSIRGLGRGLAQIFGLALVLELFALLAPLFMQLVVDQVIADGDHDLLTFLGLSFALLIVLETLVSTLRSWTVMWLSTHFNLGWTGNVFQHLMRLPHAYFGARHLGDIVSRFGAIDAIQQTLTTRFVEILLDGLMASITLVVLFVYSPLLSAIVLGAVAVYAGLRLLYFRIYREANLSQITVTAKQHSRFLEAVRGVQTIRLHNQEAEQTGRYLNAAADTLNTSIAVQRLDMLFTALQGLATGAQRLGVLWLGAWLGLKGQFTVGMLTAFVAYGDQFSSRVASLIDYAIELRMLRLQAERLADIVLTAPEAYAGSEHVGPLPQPGVAFNKVGFRYAEGEPWILRECSFTVRPGESVAIVGPSGCGKSTLIRLLLGLLDPQQGSIEIGGIDLRRLGKSRYRAMTASVMQDDHLFTGSIAENISLFDALATPQDIEDAARLAGVHEDIVAMPMGYHSLVGDMGSSLSGGQQQRLFLARALYRRPQILVLDEATSHLDVAMERRLNHAIKALNITRIVIAHRPETIAHADRVIELCEGATLSRPQPRHAAPIPATSSIGDTP is encoded by the coding sequence GTGAGCCGCCACGCCGAGGATCGCAGCGCGAACGACGAGCGCCTGCATGCCGCTCGCGCGGAAGCTACGCCGCGGCTGCGTTTCTGGCGCTCGCGCGGGCTGCCGAACGTGCTCCAGTGCGAAGCGGCCGAGTGCGGACTCGCCTGCCTGGCGATGATCGCCGGCTACCACGGCCACCATACCGACCTGGCCGCGCTGCGCCGGCGCTTCACCCTGTCGCTGAAGGGCATGACCGCGCGGCGCCTGATCGAGGTCGCGCATGCGCTGGGGTTGCAGAGCCGGCCGCTGCGGCTGGAGATGGACGAACTCGGCCAGTTGCAGACCCCGTGCGTGCTGCATTGGGATCTCGACCATTTCGTGGTCCTGCACGAGGTCGGCAGGAACAAGGTCACCCTGCACGATCCGGCCGTGGGCGTGCGCACCCTGCCGCTGGCCGAGGTCGCGCGGCATTTCACCGGCGTCGCCATCGAGTTTTCGAAAGGCCCCACGTTCCAGCGCCAGCGCGAGGCGCCGCCGGTCTCGCTGCGCTCGCTCGCCGGCTCGATCCGCGGCCTGGGCCGCGGGCTCGCGCAGATCTTCGGCCTGGCGCTGGTGCTGGAGCTGTTCGCCCTGCTCGCGCCGCTGTTCATGCAACTGGTGGTGGACCAGGTCATCGCCGACGGCGACCACGACCTGCTGACTTTCCTCGGGCTGAGCTTCGCCCTGCTGATCGTGCTGGAAACGCTGGTCTCCACGTTGCGCAGCTGGACGGTGATGTGGCTCAGCACCCACTTCAACCTGGGCTGGACCGGCAACGTGTTCCAGCACCTGATGCGGCTGCCGCACGCCTACTTCGGCGCGCGCCACCTCGGCGACATCGTGTCGCGCTTCGGCGCGATCGACGCGATCCAGCAGACCCTGACCACGCGCTTCGTGGAGATCCTGCTCGACGGGCTCATGGCCAGCATCACCCTGGTGGTGCTGTTCGTCTACAGCCCGCTGCTGTCGGCCATCGTGCTCGGCGCCGTGGCCGTGTATGCGGGCCTGCGGCTGCTGTATTTCCGCATCTACCGCGAGGCCAACCTCAGCCAGATCACGGTGACGGCGAAACAGCACAGCCGCTTCCTGGAAGCGGTACGCGGGGTGCAGACCATCCGCCTGCACAACCAGGAAGCCGAGCAGACCGGGCGCTACCTCAATGCGGCGGCCGACACGCTCAACACCTCGATCGCGGTACAGCGCCTGGACATGCTGTTCACCGCGCTGCAGGGCCTGGCCACCGGCGCGCAACGGCTGGGCGTGCTGTGGCTGGGCGCGTGGCTGGGGCTGAAGGGCCAGTTCACCGTCGGCATGCTGACCGCGTTCGTCGCCTACGGCGACCAGTTCAGCAGCCGCGTCGCCAGCCTGATCGACTACGCGATCGAACTGCGCATGTTGCGCCTGCAGGCCGAGCGCCTGGCCGACATCGTACTGACCGCGCCGGAAGCCTACGCCGGCAGCGAGCACGTCGGTCCGCTGCCGCAACCGGGCGTGGCGTTCAACAAGGTCGGCTTCCGCTATGCCGAAGGCGAGCCATGGATCCTGCGCGAGTGCAGCTTCACTGTGCGGCCGGGCGAATCGGTGGCCATCGTCGGCCCGTCCGGCTGCGGCAAGAGCACCTTGATCCGGCTGCTGCTCGGCCTGCTCGATCCGCAGCAGGGATCGATCGAGATCGGCGGCATCGATCTGCGCCGGCTCGGCAAGTCGCGCTATCGCGCGATGACCGCCAGCGTGATGCAGGACGATCACCTGTTCACCGGTTCGATCGCAGAAAACATCAGTCTGTTCGACGCCCTCGCCACGCCGCAGGACATCGAGGACGCAGCGCGCCTTGCCGGCGTGCACGAGGACATCGTGGCCATGCCCATGGGCTATCACAGCCTGGTCGGCGACATGGGCTCGTCCCTTTCCGGCGGACAACAGCAGCGCCTGTTCCTGGCCCGGGCGCTGTATCGCCGGCCGCAGATCCTGGTGCTGGACGAAGCCACCAGCCACCTGGACGTCGCCATGGAACGGCGGCTCAACCACGCCATCAAGGCGCTGAACATCACCCGCATCGTGATCGCGCACCGGCCCGAGACCATCGCGCATGCGGACCGTGTCATCGAACTGTGCGAAGGGGCGACCCTTTCCCGTCCCCAGCCGCGCCACGCGGCGCCCATCCCAGCGACATCGTCAATTGGAGACACGCCATGA
- a CDS encoding 2OG-Fe(II) oxygenase, with translation MSSSEASSLKVVNNFVDVQHLPELASGRGGWAYGLYPGLLGDAQPSWHIHLCGSRNAQDRAIHDDVLNATPGLESLNDVWRHIREELAPDYGLVRAYASGHTHGQDGAAHHYAKPSDQERVALLYTSSEWKDGWAGETVFYDAARECISIRPRPGRLVLFDGAIVRASRAPARDCPTLCTTLAFHMRRIRR, from the coding sequence GTGTCGTCATCGGAAGCGTCATCCCTGAAGGTCGTCAACAACTTCGTCGACGTGCAGCATCTGCCGGAGCTGGCCAGCGGCCGCGGCGGCTGGGCGTACGGCCTCTACCCGGGCCTGCTCGGCGACGCGCAGCCGTCCTGGCACATCCACCTGTGCGGCAGCCGCAACGCGCAGGACCGGGCCATCCACGACGACGTGCTCAACGCCACGCCGGGGCTGGAATCGCTCAACGACGTGTGGCGGCACATCCGCGAAGAACTGGCGCCCGATTACGGCCTGGTCCGCGCCTACGCCAGCGGCCACACGCATGGACAGGACGGCGCCGCGCATCACTACGCCAAACCGTCCGACCAGGAGCGGGTCGCCCTGCTCTACACCAGCAGCGAGTGGAAGGACGGCTGGGCCGGCGAAACCGTGTTCTACGATGCCGCGCGCGAGTGCATCTCCATCCGTCCGCGTCCCGGCCGGCTGGTGCTGTTCGACGGCGCGATCGTGCGTGCGTCGCGCGCCCCGGCCCGCGATTGCCCGACGCTGTGCACCACCCTCGCGTTCCACATGCGGCGCATCCGCCGCTAG
- a CDS encoding alpha/beta fold hydrolase, with the protein MSRRSVADAARPRTPGAWAWRYARWPLLVVLVLLTIVALGPRVSTALPQSALPTVPQDPLALQAWLDARERATPGLRADNQARIVWADPAHPGRRDCAMVYLHGFTASQGEGAPTHLRLARSFGCNLYLPRLPGHGLVAADALRGIDAPRLLDGAAEALAIAQVLGRRVVVIGNSMGGALALQTVAAHPQHVQALVLWSPLVREHGEQLQPMLWPWGAQLLLWSRNGGDPVMRYPVDSGYWADATHVDGYRALAALTRGGMLPATYARIHVPVFLGYYYRDAQHQDATVSVAAMQAMFAQLGTPPALRQAVDFPDAGNHVLASPIRSRAVPAVFAATCRFLAGKGGLTQPANLPGCAAAWDADERLDAAAAR; encoded by the coding sequence ATGAGTCGCCGATCCGTCGCTGACGCAGCACGGCCGCGCACGCCTGGCGCCTGGGCATGGCGCTACGCGCGCTGGCCGCTGCTGGTCGTGCTGGTGCTGCTGACGATAGTGGCGCTGGGCCCGCGGGTCAGCACGGCGCTGCCGCAAAGCGCACTGCCGACCGTGCCGCAGGATCCGCTTGCGCTGCAGGCCTGGCTGGACGCGCGCGAGCGGGCCACCCCCGGCCTGCGCGCGGACAACCAGGCGCGCATCGTCTGGGCCGACCCGGCGCATCCGGGACGCCGCGATTGCGCCATGGTCTATCTGCACGGTTTCACCGCCAGCCAGGGCGAGGGCGCGCCCACCCATCTGCGCCTGGCGCGCAGCTTCGGCTGCAATCTGTACCTGCCGCGGCTGCCCGGGCACGGGCTGGTCGCCGCCGACGCCTTGCGCGGCATCGATGCGCCGCGCCTGCTCGACGGCGCGGCCGAGGCGCTGGCGATCGCGCAGGTACTGGGCCGGCGGGTGGTGGTGATCGGCAATTCGATGGGCGGCGCGCTGGCGCTGCAGACGGTGGCCGCGCACCCGCAGCACGTGCAGGCCCTGGTGCTGTGGTCGCCATTGGTGCGCGAGCACGGCGAGCAACTGCAGCCGATGCTGTGGCCGTGGGGCGCACAGCTGCTGCTGTGGTCGCGCAACGGCGGCGATCCGGTCATGCGCTACCCGGTCGACAGCGGCTACTGGGCCGACGCCACCCATGTCGACGGCTACCGCGCGCTGGCCGCGCTGACCCGCGGCGGCATGTTGCCGGCGACCTATGCGCGGATCCATGTGCCGGTGTTCCTCGGTTACTACTATCGCGACGCGCAGCATCAGGACGCGACGGTGTCGGTGGCGGCGATGCAGGCGATGTTCGCGCAGCTGGGCACGCCGCCGGCGTTGCGCCAGGCGGTGGATTTCCCCGATGCCGGCAATCACGTGCTGGCCTCGCCGATCCGCTCCAGGGCGGTGCCGGCGGTGTTCGCCGCGACCTGCCGGTTCCTGGCCGGCAAGGGCGGGTTGACCCAGCCGGCGAACCTGCCCGGTTGCGCGGCGGCGTGGGACGCTGACGAGCGCCTGGACGCCGCCGCCGCGCGCTGA